One Dysidea avara chromosome 8, odDysAvar1.4, whole genome shotgun sequence genomic window, AATTGAGTGGTCACCTTATTGTTGATTTTCGTTGAATTCCTGCCAGCCTGCATCTAATATCAGAAATGCTATTATCAATAAAATTGGCCTTACCATGCAAAAGTTAAAGGGGTAATGCATCTTGAATTACTTATACGTGAAGCCGTTcaagtttatgatgtaatcataaACAAAACACGTCATTGTTATGGATCACATGTCTTTGAATATACGATGATTGTAAGCCAGGTGAGCTAGCTTAGAATGCCCCCTGGGCTGTATATTATTGTAACAAAAGCAATACATTATGGTAGAAGGCGTGAAGCATTTTGTTTCACACaataacattgctgttacaacTCGCCTGGTTGTGATACATGAAcacaagttgttgtgtagtgtCAATTACTTCCCAGTTGCTTGTTTATTCCTTTTACAGCAAATAGTTTTTATGATTGTTCTCCCATCCACTGACACATGATTTTATTGTACACGAAATAATATGCAACCTTGAATGGCTTTGCAACAAAACACATTTGCAATGCATTGCCCCTTTAAGTAAACtttgaattataaaagtatcctttaaagcttcataatgcactcatagtctatgaaagaattacaaataaacattgttatccttattgcagctgcttgttCATCTTGCACAatcaatgttcgtctcttcgcaatcgatcttcgtgtgccacgcccacttttaaaccatttcAGTTTGGGTTGCTATCGTAGTTGTAACCTTAAAAAACGttataaagtgatagacaaTGCATGGAAAATGTTcttttagccattacttggtaTTTACCTATACATGATTACAGTATagcagccacgcccatttgcaatcaatcaatcaatcaatcaatcgcatcattcagtactgttgctatgcactttccaaatgttTACAAACTGATTAAACaggtttagaaagataaaacttatgcataaatacaagaaaaacTGCAACTTGAAAGCTTCGAACATTTTTATTAGTGAATgtttgaaggtaaatttcaatatttgtcCCAGCCCTATAGCTAGTGATTATATATCCTTTAAGTTTTTGCAAAATCTGCAATATTATAACTTGacaaatataattttaaaatacatttAACAGAACACTCATTCCATGGTCAGTGTAAATGTGGATTACTATATCAACAATATATTTGATGGTCTAGATAGTCTTAATTATTGCATCGTGCATATCAATTCAATGGAATGGATTACTGAACTTGTTACCTTATGTGGCCACAAAATCGATAAAGAAAACAAGTTTCCACAATTGAGTATTATTGCTTATAGTGCCAGCACTGTGTACATCTTTCTTTTGTAAAACAGCACAAATTGTCAACTTGTCAAAGAGTTCATTTTTTGCAACAAAAgcagtacagtggatcctcagttatccgaacagctTTGTTCTTATAATTAGcttaaagtgttcagataagtgaatttgttcagataaatgaagcccattgatttatatacagagcttcgttgaactactctaatagaacagtcatttactctaatagaatgcacactgatgacaaaatactctaatagaacagtcatatttggcgttcggataatcaaggtgtTCGAATAATCgaggtgttcggataactgaggttcggataagtgaggatccactgtaccaTGCAATTACACAAGTGTTTGAAGTGTagagaaaaattaggaattttgctATTTAGTAGGGAGCAGTTAAACAGTATGGTTTAAAGTTTACAGTTTCTTGCACAAAAATTAGAGATGATCACCTGAAGCAAAAATTTAAACCTTACCTTAGCAGCTTAGTCACGTACATTTGTATTcatatagggattaaatttgcacCTTGGATGATGATCCACTTGTTTAACCATTTCTTTGTAATGGTCCCTAATGATTTTTCTTTACCCTTACGTATGTTTTGTAACATATTCGTCATAAGTGAACGTCTATAACactacatcaaaggaaagaatggcaagGTTAAATTGGATGACGAAACATTTGTACCTGCTGTACATATcacagtacagtaggaccttgattatctgaacttcgattatccgaacagtagcggtgactgttctattagggtgttttgtcaacaagtgtatgttctattagagtagttcaacagagctctgtatataaatcaacgggcttcatttatccaaacaaattcacttatctaaaCACTTTTGTGATTTAGCTGGCacaagtgttcggataatggaggtcctactgtagcAGTTTTGCTTTGTTTTAGGCGAAGTTCTACCCATTTCACAACCCCATACAGAGAGAACAATACGTGAAACTCAACTTATGGACTAGTTCCATTTTATCCTTACTAGGTTGACTTTACACTAACCTATAGACATGCTACTGCGAATGGGCACAGAAAAGAAATGTGACACAAAGGCAAATCCAGCACAATTATTATGgttgtatgactgttctattacggAACATTACATTACACTTTTGTCAATCTCTGGCTGGATAAGGCCTAATTTTCATTTTATTACTACGGCTTGATAAATGTATCTGAAATTTGACACTTTCTGCATATCAATGTGAGTTTTTTTTGCCATACACTTCTGAAATCTCACCTGAGAGAAGGGGTGAGGGCTATGGACCAAAAACATAACTTAGATAATCGTATGTACAATACGCTTTGATTTTAGGAAGATCAGATCTTTAAAAACCACTAAGATACTTGCTAGCAAGTCCTTAAAAGGTTGAGACCTGCTAAtagaaagacctcaagcattgcaaatctcattTTCGATCATTGATTTACTACACTCTTCTATGCatattgcaggctaatagcccagaGTGGGCAACCAGTtgcccaagccaatacgagtttaTCTACTGTATTCTTTTTATCAGCATGCATGCCTGTAGTAGAGCAGAACGCTGTAGCTACAATTGTTGTGACAAATGAACtcagagatatcatggaaattcTGTTTAGAGCGTATGCATTTTAGTAAGTGTATTACGCCTGTTTTATCTTCTATTGAACTATTAGCAAAGACAtagatgggtaagcttccttgtagaatggTTAATTAGTGTTACCTGATGGGTGTGATCCATAATTAAAATTGTGCTGACCACTGTTCACCAATGTTATTAACAAATCATAACTTTTCTTACTGACACTTAGCCACACATTTTGCAATACCATTGCACGTATACCTTTACTAAGGAAGCAGCAATAAGTATGAGCTTCAATTTCTATAGCTTTTTGACAAATACGTGTTCGGTCTTCCGCACTTCCTGTCCACACAGTCACTTACTGTATTTTTACATTGCATGACGATTTTTAAGTGACATATTCAATCctacaatgactccacctatatacTCATACAAAATGATCCCATTGTTTAGGAAACTCGGTCTgggttcctaacctatactACAGTAAATACCAGTTAGAGTGGCCTAAGCAAGAGATTAGAGTCACACAGACATGAAGACTTACCTGCAGGTACCACAGGTTCGGTTAATAGCAACGGATAAAATGTTGACATTCTCTTCAATGGACTTGTAAATGACGATGTTTCAGAATCTACAAAATATAACAATTTAGAGTCATAACATAAAGATGCACAAGATATCCTCACATGGTGATCCAATGGCTTCAGTGTCTTCTACAGGTTCTGTTTCCTCTATAGAAACCAAACTCAATCTTATACTCACGGACGATGGCTGCATCACTGTTTCAGAATCTACACCATTAGATATTTCATTAATGAAACAACAAACAGATTAATTTGTTTTTTTATGTTACAGGTGACATCAAACGATAGTGGCCAAGAaacgtaagtccatgatgtatacATTttcgtactgtggtatgccaaaaggcacctgtcaggctgacaCAATGTCAAAAACTTATGCCCATAGCTTCAGTCGATATCAGGTTAtggttgtctgaaggcattaggcaGGCAGGAATGCAGCTGCAGGTGACTAAtcggtagaaaattctgctaaatacaATTTATTTatattccgtagcaacttatcGGAAGCACTTCTGGTTGCTCTGAAGATGTTTTTGGACTTGATCATACCTCGCCAAGAtgctatgaaggtattgtgaggctggtttgaTATTTAAAAGTCCAAAACTTCATGATTCCTACCATACTTTGTTAGATGTTAAATTTCTGATAGGTTTACATTGATAAAGCTAGCAGGAGCAAAAGAGGATAAAACTGTCTCTTTGTCATACATTTCTGAAATGTTACATCTTAAGAGAAGGGGTAGGACTAGTAATATAGCTACCAGTTAGGCAAGAGATTAGTCACACAAACATGAAGACTTACCTGGTTCAGTTAATAGCAATGGATATAATGTCGACATTTCCTTTAATGGATTTGCAAATAACGATGTTTCAGAATCTACACAAATATAACAATTTAGAGTCATTATATAAAGGCGCACAAGATGTCCTCACATGGTGATCCAATGGCTTCAATGTCTGCTACAGATTCTGTTTCCTCTATAGAAACTGAACTCAATCTTACATCCACAGATGATGACTCCATCACTGCTTCAGACAATGACTccagcactgcttcagacaatGACTCCATCATTGCTTCAGAATCTACACAATTAGAAAATTTAGTTAATCATGCAGTATGATAGAACTTATAGGATCATGAGGTTTGGATTTCTCTGGCCCTAAatccagcctcacaataccttcatggtgccttgacaATAtctactagttaaagcactgctgcgagtgcaatatggaaaacaTAGCACGAGGGCGTgggtgagagactaatacagcacgaggcgaagccgagtacTGTATTAGGTTCAAGACCATGCCcgagtgctattttttccatattgcacgagcaatggcggtgctttaactggtttattgtactaaagtaGTGGCTGCAAAGAGTGGGGGTGACATCAAGTAGCAGGAGGTGAGTGCCTATCCGCTTAAGTTCGAGACTGTGTGTAGCTATTGCAGTGATTAACTAGCTATTCGAGGCATTATTCATACTCGTTCATACTGCACCAACGTgaagctagctacatagcttcAATTGATTTGAACTGCCGAGAGCGACAGTAAATGGCCAACTACTTGCTCCTCGGTTGAGGCCTGGCTTAATGCCCATGAGTAAGTCTGTGACTATGTTATAGAGAGGCTTAATATTGTGTTTCGCAGGTGAGAGTGCATTTATAGAAGCCATGGTATGGCGTATCACGAAGGAACTGGAAGCGAATTAACTTATCGTGTTCCACTTGGCTTTACAATGTGGACaggagtcactttgtagtgttgACTAACGCTGTTCCTTTGCTAACTGCATTCGCTAAATGGCTTTCAGGTTAATTCGCCCACTTGTATTTAGGTCATGGCATTGTTCTGTGTGTTTATGATGCgtcataattgttgaatggcttcataacattgcagtggTTTGGTGACAGGAATGCGATAATGTGTCTGGCATTGGTCATGCTttggtcaacttgtttactgtttcaacagtgctgtattgggatcaaagggaaaatacagcacacttgggcaaatacagcacacttgggcaaatacagcacacttgggcaaatacagcacactgccagctttgaagtgtgagccaggtgtacaatatggaaataaaagtacacttttcaccttgatcttttcacccaaaGTACAATAATGGTTAGGTAcaactaagcccaaaagtgccttcagtacgaccagACATGTTTCCAATAGCTTGGTACAAACAAAAgtttttattaattatttagttCTACTGACTGACAGCCTGATACCTACGtactgtaacttgataacagctaaggccacagggttgattttttcactgttcaatgtcgcatcagcccaacaggtgccttttggcattctgcagtatgtacaatgcgtATTGCATGTGTTCTCCTTTCGCATATGATACTACCATGTATACTTGCAAGTATGGTGTGCCTCTGAAAATGTTTCATAGATTTTTTTGAATATACATTGTTACAAGCAAATTACTTGGCTTCCAAACAAGTAAGCTAGGTATAGGCAAGAGTTTATTCAAAGTGCCATCTAGCTTTTGATTTGTGCATCTTTATCATTATAAAGCCAATATGTGTTGTATGACTAACTGCATTAAGCAAAAAAATTTTAGTAAGACACAAGTGATTTTCTCCTGATCCACAGTTCACTGTCCAAGGATCCTGTTACAAATAGAGCAGGAGTTTATTATGTAGTTACACAATGGGCACgagtgcatttatacaggcagaacatgagtgcatgttgtataactgttatgtaccattcaGCTAATTGGTGGGGAGAGTCCCACAGGACAGCTGCACCTGTTATAAaagccaggtttctaacatcgattgtgggtgaCCAAGCCGAACGTTGCAGTGACATTCTCTCTACAGTACcacagccacctgagatattgcaTTTGGCCAAAGTTAGTATGCTATGCCTATGAGCTATAGCACTAACCTACATTCACTGTTCGGCTCTTGATCATCACGTAACTACTGAACCACTACTAGCCTAATTCTTACTATCTCAACTCGAATCTAGTGGCAAGACAAAACTGGCTGCCACAATCGAATGTAATggttagggctgagcaatagtatcaaTAGTGCGATATATTGcaatagtaaatcactatcgttatcgcgatagtagggatatcactattgTGATAGTTAtaataagctcagatctgcattaaaatggtatcaacaacccttctatactgttttacagttagtatatccagctttcttacaaaggagtggcctgtaaaagctataccaaaagtccatattcatcAGCTGCCCAcccagttaattaacaaatgtctgtgcatgcaaaataactttctatatgactgcaaattatagttatacaactaagactttgttaagagcaaagtgtttcatacaCTATCAGGATAGTATTCATTATCGCGAtgtttaatgagtaactatcgtgatagtaaaatttttactatcgctcagcactagtaATGGTGAGGGTTATTTAAAATCtagttagtctcgtgcccagccagGCTCGCGCTAATGCACAAACACCGtatggtgacaatgctcgagtttcttgggcccagaAATgctatccagccaaaatattggctggccaatcagaatcaagGAGTTACATAATCGCttaaaaacagtgaaaaaccatttgaaaatggctaggaataaagtaaaactcaCAAAGGGGCGATTTTCTATACGCAATCTCTTATTAGTAGAGGATAATGTTTCGTTACTGGTGAAATGTCGAGTCACCACTATTCGGTTTTATAAGGTACGTGAGATTGGAAGacacaacttgacaacaaaccTCTTGAGCAACCTAGGCTAATAAATGGCTTTAAATAGTCCGCTCTTTCATcaacttccaatacattcatgcaattatgcaactcctcaattctgattggccagccaatattttggctggatagcACTTCcaggcccaagaaactcgagcattgtcaccagatggTGTTTGCACAATAGCGCAAGCCCGGCTGAGCATGGGACTAGGCTAGGATGGCATTAGACTAGTAAGTTTTATAAGTACATTTATGTATGTAGACTAGAGGTTAGGCCACTCTGTTGGCTTTTTTCaattgccattggctgcttaGTTGACCTTGATCCAGTGATGCTATAGCCCCACAATCAACTTTACATGTTacgctataaaagaattcgaatCAACTGTGAGTTGTCTTtctacctattaggtgaggtgtcgtagcgGTCTCGGCTgccagcacttctgcaatccacAGCCAGTGTAATACCCATACATATATTGCACTGCAGTCAGTGGATTATAATGTATAATGCACTTGCTGCGGTTTGCAgcagtgccatatacaaattatggcactggcggcacctttgaactgcccacgcagagtggtacactTCTCATTAAAAAGCTTTGCTTTCAGAACTACTGTAAAAGGTCAtcacttgaaatttggacaaTGACCATCTGTACAGAAATCAACTATGGTAACATAGCATGATATAACCACCCCCAACTGACAATTAAGTTTCTGATATATTAGTATAGAAATTCAGCGATGATGAGATCCCTGCTTAAAATTGCATTACAACTCGTATTTTATAATGTATAAATTTCCGGCAGCTAGGTTTTCATTAATAATTGCTAGCATCGATTTTAACTGTCATATTAATTACATAGCTTAACTTTGTCCTGAGCATACTATAGGGCTATGCGATAATGGGAAAACCTATATCTCAACAATTGTTGATAATGAAAACCATTTACATTAATAAAATTATGGCAGGGTAGTTTGCAAGTACgaataataattgtttacagGCAAGCAATACATTTGCCAAAATTGTCTTCATAGCACTGCCACGACTAGTTGGGGACTTTTCTCACAAGTGTAAACTCTGACTACTGTTGATTTACGGAAGTTTATCTCAATAATCAAGTTATCACAATAAGCCATACAGTTATCACGACAACTGTTTAGTCATGACTACTGCACAGGCCTACATGATTTCATTGTGAAACTGTAATTGATGAAGTTAACATGGTGATATAGCTACTACAAATTGGTAGGTCCACTCATGAATTTGTACAGCTGTGGTTTTCGCCTACACAAACAAGTAGGGTTTCAATTTAAACACTTAATTACTATTCACATACCTATGTAAATTGTTTGTCTTCACCAAAGCTGTGTCAGCTACTAAAGCACTATGAACTTTCATGAATATATAGGGAAGCAGATTCGCAAACTTTTATAAATCCAAAGTACTGTTGGTATTTCAAAAAAAACTGGCCATTTCTATAATTCTGAAAACTCAAATATTCAGAAAGGGGTGAGGGCTATGGACCAGAAATGTAACTACCAGTTGGAGTGGCCCACACAGACATGAAGACTTACCTGAAGGTACAACAGGTTCAGTTAATAGTAACGGATAAAATGTTGACATTCCCTTTAATGGACTTGTAAATGACGATGTTTCAGAATCTACAAAATATAACAATTTAGAGTCATTACATAAAGGTGCACAAGATATCCTCACATGGTAATCCAATGGCTTCAGTATCTTCTACAGGTTCTGCCACTAGCACAAAACCTAAATTATCCACAAAAGATGACTCCATTTCTACTTCAGAACCTTTAAATAGGACAATTCAAGGTCATTAAGTATAGAGATACAAGAAACCCTCACATGGTAATACAGTGTTGTTGTCTGTCTCCTCTACAGAACCTGAACTCAACCTTATATCCACAGAAGATGACTCTATCACTACTTCAGAATCTATAGAAATATGATTAAATTAAAGACATGCACTGGGACACCAGTAAATTTTTTATCAGGTAACTTAGTACTTTACCTGACATTTTCAAATGATCAGTAGTTTCgttttatgaaatttgtctattcgTGGCCACACTTAAAGTACATTTGATTCACTGGTGTAAGAATTTGTAATCTTATCTTCTAATAACCAAGGTACAGTCCAGGCTATCTAGTGATTGTATACACCTTGAACTTGATGGTGCTTAGTTATCCCAGTCTtaatggactgcccttgcctatcacctcccctcccctcccctccacacacacacaacacacacaattaatGGAATGATGGACAACTAAATGGTGTGTTGCTCTTGGTTCCAATTGCTTTAGCTTTTACTGTTAATTTGGAAGTAAAACATTGTAGCTGCCTCCCTGTTGGCTATACATCATACACTATCAATTGTAGCCAAGCCAATGGCAATAATTATGCCAACTTTCTGGTTGCACTACACAGCTACGTATCTTCACATAGCCTTCCCTATTAGCTACTTAAAAGCCTTTTGCAGTATTGATGGTTGGTATACCCTACAAGCTAGTGTGTACTACTTAAGGCATTATATAGGAAGGGTCTGATATGTCATAGTGCATCTGTCTGTAATCATAACAGAAACACCATATGTGCATGGGTGCCCCATACATGTATAGGATACCTCATATGGAAAAAATACTCATATTGTTAAAGGGACAGTGCATCGGTATCAAAGACGTTCAGTTCCGTCCAGTGAAATCATGTTATTATAACAGTTTTACTGCGTGTACACCAGGAATGGTAGGATACTAGAAAAAGGTGCCTTATGACAAATTGCTGTGGTGACACTCTCACTTGGTTGAGATACATGGGATAGGTTGTTGTGCAGTGTTAATTTCATACAGTTGTGTCTCGCTATGCTTCACAGCAGTAGAAGTACAAGATTAAAGCATCTTTTCACTAACTTCACCCACTACTTTATGTTAAGTAAGTTATAAACTTAAACAGCTTTGCCATagaaacaataacaacacactgTCCCTTAAAGTACGTCAAAAAACTGGGTACATTGTCTAATCCTTGACATCTATCaatctattagagtaacttatTACAGTCAAAAGTGCTACTTACTTGAAGGTTCACTGAGTACTATGTCTTGTAACTCTTGTCCATCAACTAGATCAAGTGTTTCTTCTAAGCATGATACTGCCACTAGATGACAACTTGAAAAAGTCATTTCTTGGATTTTAGTCCAAGAAACTACAGCATCCTGTGTGAAAAATCTGAGTTCACTACTATTGGTAAGAGTAACAATGCAATAGCATATGTAACTGTCTCAGCCATAACCCGCCTAATTTGTACAACTTccaaatttattttttttatttttttgacATGATCTACactgtccaaggaatggatcaccaaagtttcagcgtatgtattgtggtgagtagtttggGAATTatagtaggaagaacaaggaaattgatttTTACAGCAACTGTACTGAAAACAAACTACAagtgcttacattcgcagccataacttttgtttgcattagtctacagtGTTGgtatttggcttaaaatgttcaccatggatggGAAAATCAACAAAAGTATGGAGGTACGATTTTAGACCTGTAGTCActtgtacatatacacatatgaaTGCGGTTTTATCGAAGAAATGATAACGATCTTGTTTACATCTACTGCATCATACACAAACGCCAGT contains:
- the LOC136264587 gene encoding uro-adherence factor A-like isoform X2 — translated: MTFSSCHLVAVSCLEETLDLVDGQELQDIVLSEPSNSEVVIESSSVDIRLSSGSVEETDNNTVLPCSEVEMESSFVDNLGFVLVAEPVEDTEAIGLPYSETSSFTSPLKGMSTFYPLLLTEPVVPSDSEAMMESLSEAVLESLSEAVMESSSVDVRLSSVSIEETESVADIEAIGSPYSETSLFANPLKEMSTLYPLLLTEPDSETVMQPSSVSIRLSLVSIEETEPVEDTEAIGSPYSETSSFTSPLKRMSTFYPLLLTEPVVPADTEVMIEASSTDILLSSVSLEETDYETVAIRLPCPEVVMESPYSEARSATSETLA
- the LOC136264587 gene encoding fap1 adhesin-like isoform X1; protein product: METLEHYFHNESDLSVNNVVRRLGTYSDGKTVFADDSILNSATFSDVSRFVSRHTTIYDYSVLRFFIEIINCSDAREQLRDFVKNFENSLMQAMNLMKDYELYTSDDYKNSTLSSDRKQPLVVEYEGDFLSCADQNLIKRVVCEKFRLLKVSMVLKFVSLGCIALIYAISDAVRTYLLKYKMTVGNLSSLAQYQISRLIIGDKELKVPLQHTIINEDAVVSWTKIQEMTFSSCHLVAVSCLEETLDLVDGQELQDIVLSEPSNSEVVIESSSVDIRLSSGSVEETDNNTVLPCSEVEMESSFVDNLGFVLVAEPVEDTEAIGLPYSETSSFTSPLKGMSTFYPLLLTEPVVPSDSEAMMESLSEAVLESLSEAVMESSSVDVRLSSVSIEETESVADIEAIGSPYSETSLFANPLKEMSTLYPLLLTEPDSETVMQPSSVSIRLSLVSIEETEPVEDTEAIGSPYSETSSFTSPLKRMSTFYPLLLTEPVVPADTEVMIEASSTDILLSSVSLEETDYETVAIRLPCPEVVMESPYSEARSATSETLA